The Microcoleus sp. FACHB-831 genomic interval TCCATTTTTTCATGCAGCAGCTCAATGTTCTGTGCAGCTTGACGATTCACTTCGTGGTCATATTCATTTTTTTCGCGCTCTATATCAGACTGGCGGTTTTGGCTCATCAAAACAATAGGAGCAGTGTAGGCTGACGCAAACGAAAACACCAAGTTGAGCAATATGAAGGGCTGCTCATCCCAGTGAGGCACTCCAGGCATTACGTTAAAACCAACCCAACCCGCCAGAATGGTAGTTTGCACAGTCAGAAATGACCAAGACCCAACTTTGGCTGCAAGCAAATCCGCGAGGTGTTGTCCTCTGGTCTGTGTTTTACTTTCAGACTGTAATTTTTGTTGGTTTGATAGCTCTTTTAGCGAAGGAGTAGATGTTTTCATTGTTTGGGGTTCAGCGCTATTTGATAATAATTTTTTTTGGTTCATGTTGCACCTCTTTAAGATTTAAAGAAAGACTCGATACTAACTCTTGCCTTGATTCAATCCTGATTAATTTCATCTGTTCAATCTGGATTACTTTCAAGATAAAGCCTAATTAAGGATAAAAGCAAATACTCTTAGTTTTTAAAACGATAAATAAAAGTGATGGTGTACAACTAGACTAGAAGCGATCGCGTCTGCGGCAATGTTACGCAATGTAACTTAAGCTCTGTAAATATACATAAATGCAGCTTTCTGCCCCATATTGCTACTTTTAACCCTCGATATGGGATTACTAATCACTTATAGTTATCGTTTCCACAATTAATAATATTTGATTTTATGAAAACTGCGTCATAAAGTGAAATTATTGCTAACGCAGTGGATGCTTTCTGAAATGCAACCTAATAGCCCAATTTGGCAGGTATAACCCAAGCCATAATACAGTTGACAAGTGTGTGGTAATTAGCATAAAAAACCAAACCCTAGCTGATACAAAGCCAGCATTTTGATTAAGGAGAGATAGAAATGAGCGGACTCACCAGTGCAATTCCTACCGGGATCGCAGCCTTTACAGCAACTAATCTTGACGATCTGGTAATATTGACGCTGTTGTTCTCCCAGGTGAATGCCACCTTCCGCTGTCGGCATATTGTCATGGGTCAGTATCTGGGATTCAGTACCCTAGTCGTTGGCAGCCTTGCTGGTTTCTTGGGCGGATTGGTTGTGCCATCCCATTGGGTTGGTCTTCTGGGCTTGGTGCCGATTGCAATAGGGCTGAACCAACTGCTGAATCCAGACAGCGATTCGTCGGAGGAGATGCAGGAGGAAACAGATTTATTTAAACCCTCTCCCTTCGCGAGTTTTCTATCTCCCCAAACCTATGGCGTAGCGGCTATTACCATCGCGAATGGTAGCGACAATGTGAGTATCTATATGCCGTTGTTTGCTAATAGTGCTTGGGAAAGTTTGCTGGTAATTATCGGCGTGTTTCTTTCACTGGTTGGGGTTTGGTGCTACGTGACGTATAAGTTGACTCGCCAAACAGCGATCGCTTCCCTACTAACTCGCTATGGCAACCATCTCGTTCCCTTTGTGTTGATTGGCTTAGGTGTGTTTATCATCCTCGATAGTGCCTCGCTAACTCCTATTGCCTTAGCTGGTAACTGCTTGTGTTTGGCGGGACTGGTCAAACTGTATGCGATGAATGGGCAGTCGCTGGAAGCAAAAGAAAATTGAGCCTGCGCGATCGCACCTTTGGAAAAATTTTGTAATTGTGACAAGGAAAAATATGATGAAACTCTTCAAAACCGCTTTGGTAGCCCTGGTTCTTCTGGTCAATTTCCTGATTGCCCAACCTTCATGGGCAGATCCAAATCTAACTAAGAGTCCTGACTACGCTGAGGTGACTCAATCTATCGATAACCTTTTGAAGGCAAAGGAAAACCCCGATCGCTCCGAGTCCGCCCCAGAGGAAATTGAGCGACAACTGGGTGAATTGAACTTGCAAAAGTACATCTTGGAAACGGCAACAGATTGGGCGCAATGTCGCAATGAAACAGGCAAGACTTTGGCAGTCTATGCTCGTAAACCCAAAAAAGCCAACCAAGCGAACGCTCTCTACTTCTTGGGAAATGGCCAGACTACCGATGATGACTGGAACTGTGATGGTGTTTACTTACCAAGTGGCACTAACGTGGCTGGTTTAACTTCTCCGGATGCACCACAACTAGCCGAACCCCTGGCTATCAAAGTTGTGAATGGAACTCAGTTAGTGGCTAAGACTAATGCAGACACGGGCGCTGTTGAATTGAACATTACTCCTGCCAAGGTGTTCAAAACAGGCGAGGGTAACTGGTCGATTCCCACTTTGTCACAAACCGATATTGATGCACAGGTTCCCAACGCACCGATTGAGGACTAAACTTCAAACCCAGAGCGATCGCTCTGGTTTTTTTGTATTAGCCGCCGACGCTGAATGAAAGCGAAAATATGACTTAGCGACTATAGAAAAAATGGAAGCGATCGCATCCATTGAGTCAAAACTTTCCCTGATACTCTTATGGGTTATATTTCTAAAATAGTGCGTTCCAATCAATTGATAATAGTTTGGAGCGGGTTTTTTTTGGGGTGAGAAAGTGGGAATGGTGGGATGGCGTGAGTCGGCGATGAGACAGATTGTAGCGTCGAAACGAGCGATCGCATCCAGAAAAGTTTGGCTCAAACCTTGAGGTATCGCGTCTTCGTAGAAGATGAGGATGGGGTGTTTTTCCCAGTCTAGGAGTTGCCAGACTTCTAAGGAAGCTGAATAATCTTGATTATTGATGAAAACGACGAATTCGATACTGTTTACTCCAAAAGATATTCTTGATGCCTCAAATTGTCCAATCTTCGATTGCCAACCCTGCCACTTTCCCGAAATCTCGATGATTGCGGGTTAACAGAATCAATCCACAAGACAGTGCAATGGCCGCGATCCTTGCATCCATTTTTGCGAGTTGAATCCGTTGTGACTTTAATTGCTCAAATGTTGTAGCTGCACCCGCATCGAATGGGAGGAGGGGTAACACTTTAAAGTTGCTGACGAGTCGCGCCATCATCTCATATCCTTTCACTACGTCATTTAGGGTGCGCTCGCGATTAATATAGGCGTGACAGCCAAGCATTTGTTCGTGAAAGGTTACAATTGACACCGCAAAATCTGATGGCGGGTAT includes:
- a CDS encoding DUF1003 domain-containing protein; translation: MKTSTPSLKELSNQQKLQSESKTQTRGQHLADLLAAKVGSWSFLTVQTTILAGWVGFNVMPGVPHWDEQPFILLNLVFSFASAYTAPIVLMSQNRQSDIEREKNEYDHEVNRQAAQNIELLHEKMDSLQAQQLKELTQIVKKQQHSLDEIKASVLPVLEKQQQSLKEIKVVDNKFPNGYSVYLPFNVERQAEDNIKDFQPLIRLEK
- a CDS encoding cadmium resistance transporter encodes the protein MSGLTSAIPTGIAAFTATNLDDLVILTLLFSQVNATFRCRHIVMGQYLGFSTLVVGSLAGFLGGLVVPSHWVGLLGLVPIAIGLNQLLNPDSDSSEEMQEETDLFKPSPFASFLSPQTYGVAAITIANGSDNVSIYMPLFANSAWESLLVIIGVFLSLVGVWCYVTYKLTRQTAIASLLTRYGNHLVPFVLIGLGVFIILDSASLTPIALAGNCLCLAGLVKLYAMNGQSLEAKEN
- a CDS encoding type II toxin-antitoxin system VapC family toxin, producing MKYLLDTDHLSILQRQTGKDYSNLATRLAQYPPSDFAVSIVTFHEQMLGCHAYINRERTLNDVVKGYEMMARLVSNFKVLPLLPFDAGAATTFEQLKSQRIQLAKMDARIAAIALSCGLILLTRNHRDFGKVAGLAIEDWTI